The following proteins are co-located in the Cupriavidus pauculus genome:
- a CDS encoding recombination-associated protein RdgC produces the protein MWFKNLQIHRFSAPWTLSAEDVEASLAKHAFYPGTSLEMQTQGWASPRDNGQLVHCVNRQMLLVLRTEKKLLPATVVNQVTKARAAEIEEQQGFKPGRKQLKELKEQVTEELLPRAFSIRRDTRVWIDPVNGWLAIDAAGTAKADEVRGMLFKALDPLPVVGLQVNLSPVAAMTEWLATDTAPAGFTVDQEIELQSSSESKATVRYVRHPLDPEDLRRHIAAGKRCTRLAMTWNDRVSFVLTDALAVKRVNPLDVIKEQADATLHDEDERFDADFALMAGELAGLLTDLTDALGGERKTESAITDAPRKAA, from the coding sequence ATGTGGTTCAAGAATCTCCAGATTCATCGTTTCTCCGCCCCGTGGACGCTTTCCGCCGAAGACGTCGAGGCCAGCCTGGCCAAGCATGCGTTCTACCCCGGCACCAGCCTTGAGATGCAAACCCAGGGCTGGGCATCGCCGCGCGACAACGGCCAGCTCGTGCACTGCGTGAACCGCCAGATGCTGCTGGTGCTGCGCACCGAGAAGAAGCTGCTGCCCGCCACCGTGGTCAACCAGGTCACCAAGGCCCGTGCCGCCGAGATCGAGGAGCAGCAGGGCTTCAAGCCCGGCCGCAAGCAGCTCAAGGAACTGAAGGAGCAGGTCACCGAGGAACTGCTCCCCCGCGCCTTCAGCATCCGCCGCGACACGCGCGTCTGGATCGATCCCGTGAACGGCTGGCTTGCCATCGACGCGGCCGGCACCGCCAAGGCGGACGAGGTACGCGGCATGCTGTTCAAGGCGCTGGACCCGCTGCCGGTGGTCGGCCTGCAGGTCAACCTGTCGCCGGTGGCCGCCATGACCGAGTGGCTGGCCACCGATACCGCCCCGGCCGGCTTTACGGTCGACCAGGAGATCGAGCTGCAGTCGAGCAGCGAGAGCAAGGCCACCGTGCGCTACGTCCGCCATCCGCTCGACCCGGAGGACCTGCGCCGCCACATCGCCGCCGGCAAGCGCTGCACGCGCCTGGCGATGACGTGGAACGACCGCGTGTCCTTCGTGCTGACCGACGCCCTGGCCGTCAAGCGCGTGAATCCGCTGGACGTGATCAAGGAACAGGCCGACGCCACGCTGCACGACGAGGACGAGCGCTTCGACGCCGACTTCGCGCTGATGGCCGGTGAACTGGCCGGCCTGCTGACCGACCTGACCGACGCCCTGGGCGGCGAGCGCAAGACCGAGTCGGCCATCACCGACGCGCCGCGCAAGGCCGCCTGA
- a CDS encoding BPSL1445 family SYLF domain-containing lipoprotein, whose translation MKRRTFLSAGSAGLVGLTGLSLGALSLTGCSVTGPKDSGDSASKRREIDTGATDTLNRLYATASGARDLGAKAKGILIFPKLLSAGFIVGGEYGDGVLRSGGANRGYYRAISGSIGWQIGAQSKAFVLMFMTQEAYDKFVRSSGWQVGADATVALATIGANGQIDTNTAQQPIIGFAMTNAGVMAGLSLEGTKISKLDI comes from the coding sequence ATGAAACGTCGAACCTTCCTGTCCGCCGGCAGTGCTGGGCTTGTCGGCCTTACTGGTCTTTCTTTGGGCGCGCTGTCGCTGACGGGCTGCAGCGTGACCGGTCCCAAGGACTCTGGCGATAGCGCGTCCAAGCGTCGCGAGATCGATACTGGCGCCACCGATACGCTGAACCGTCTGTATGCGACGGCCAGCGGTGCGCGCGACCTTGGCGCCAAAGCCAAGGGCATCCTGATTTTCCCGAAACTGCTGTCCGCCGGCTTTATCGTCGGGGGCGAGTATGGCGACGGCGTGCTGCGTTCGGGCGGCGCCAACCGTGGCTACTACCGTGCCATTTCCGGCTCCATCGGCTGGCAGATCGGCGCCCAGTCCAAGGCCTTCGTGCTGATGTTCATGACGCAGGAAGCCTACGACAAGTTCGTGCGCAGCAGCGGCTGGCAGGTCGGCGCCGACGCCACGGTGGCTCTGGCCACCATCGGCGCGAACGGCCAGATCGATACCAACACGGCCCAGCAGCCGATCATCGGCTTTGCCATGACCAACGCCGGCGTGATGGCCGGCCTGAGCCTGGAAGGCACGAAGATCTCGAAGCTCGACATCTGA
- a CDS encoding aldo/keto reductase has protein sequence MKQVTLPGGERVPALGMGTWNMGDDRGTRAEEIATLRMGLDLGLRLVDTAEMYGEGLSESLIGEALAGRRDEAFLVSKVYPHNASRKGAVAACERSLRRLGTDRLDLYLLHWRGDVPFEETIEAFQALQAAGKIRYFGVSNLDLDDMEAFCDVPGGDAVAVNQLLYNLSRRGIEFDLLPWLRERNVPVMAYSPIEQARLLRNAGLRRFAERHGMTPAQAALAWLLRTDDIIAIPKTSQRDRLRENVRALEITLTPEQLDELDALFPPPRHAQPLAML, from the coding sequence ATGAAGCAAGTCACGCTACCCGGCGGCGAGCGCGTTCCCGCGCTGGGCATGGGCACCTGGAACATGGGCGACGACCGCGGCACGCGCGCAGAGGAGATCGCCACGCTCCGGATGGGCCTGGACCTGGGCCTGCGGCTGGTGGACACGGCCGAGATGTATGGCGAGGGCTTGTCGGAATCGCTGATCGGCGAGGCGCTGGCCGGCCGTCGCGACGAGGCGTTCCTGGTCAGCAAGGTCTATCCGCACAACGCCAGCCGCAAGGGCGCCGTGGCCGCGTGCGAGCGCAGCCTGCGCCGACTGGGCACCGACCGGCTGGACCTGTACCTGCTGCACTGGCGCGGCGACGTACCGTTCGAGGAGACGATCGAGGCGTTCCAGGCGCTGCAGGCCGCCGGCAAGATACGGTATTTCGGCGTCAGCAACCTCGACCTCGACGATATGGAAGCTTTTTGCGACGTGCCCGGCGGCGACGCCGTGGCCGTCAACCAGTTGCTCTACAACCTGAGCCGGCGCGGCATCGAGTTCGACCTGCTGCCATGGTTGCGCGAACGCAACGTGCCGGTGATGGCCTACTCGCCCATCGAGCAGGCCCGGCTGTTACGCAACGCCGGCCTGCGGCGCTTTGCCGAGCGGCACGGCATGACGCCGGCCCAGGCCGCGCTGGCGTGGCTGCTGCGGACCGACGACATCATCGCCATCCCGAAGACCAGCCAGCGGGACCGGTTGCGCGAGAACGTCCGGGCGCTGGAAATCACGCTGACTCCCGAGCAACTGGACGAACTGGACGCGCTGTTCCCGCCGCCGCGCCACGCGCAGCCGCTGGCGATGCTGTAA
- a CDS encoding tautomerase family protein, with product MPHVSLQISGQPDTDLMRRAVATVGELTQRVLGKEAPVIATTVTFIPREQWFIGGQPLSARETGRNAFQLDISVTDETNTKAEKADYLRQAFAALSELIGDVNEVSYIHVIDARAAAYGYGGRTQEYRHQHR from the coding sequence ATGCCCCACGTTTCCCTGCAGATTTCCGGCCAGCCCGATACCGACCTGATGCGCCGCGCCGTTGCCACGGTGGGCGAACTGACCCAGCGCGTGCTGGGCAAGGAAGCGCCAGTCATCGCCACGACCGTGACGTTCATCCCGCGCGAGCAGTGGTTCATCGGCGGCCAGCCGCTGTCGGCGCGTGAGACGGGTCGCAACGCGTTCCAGCTCGATATCAGCGTGACCGACGAGACGAACACCAAGGCCGAGAAAGCCGACTACCTGCGGCAGGCGTTCGCGGCGCTGTCCGAGCTGATTGGCGACGTGAACGAGGTCTCGTATATCCACGTCATCGACGCGCGCGCGGCGGCCTACGGCTATGGCGGCCGGACGCAGGAGTACCGGCACCAGCACCGTTGA
- a CDS encoding LysR family transcriptional regulator, protein MRGFETDQLRTFVAVAESGSLSAAAPRLFLSQSSVSEQLRKLEARAGVPLLTRGKRGAALTPAGARLLDYARRILSLNEQAMAELRGQTLDGELRLAVTDYFRPGEIAGMLRRLRDRYPYLKLHVTVMKSAAIEAAADLDTFDIGLSMRLIGARGPEARREGAARGGTVLRREALAWVAAPEIAQAPQPTLPLVLLPDSCSLHQFVVQLLMRRRREFDIAHSASGVAGLHLALAAGLGVSCLNTSAIGPGVMPVDAADASGWKLPALPSVEFYLLAPRRGEGEFIEQARQALAEQFG, encoded by the coding sequence ATGCGTGGATTCGAGACAGACCAGCTCCGGACGTTCGTGGCGGTGGCGGAAAGCGGCAGCCTGTCGGCGGCGGCGCCGCGCCTTTTCCTGTCGCAATCGTCGGTCAGCGAGCAGTTGCGCAAGCTGGAGGCGCGCGCCGGCGTGCCGCTGCTGACGCGCGGCAAGCGGGGCGCCGCGCTGACGCCGGCGGGGGCGCGGCTGCTGGACTACGCGCGGCGCATCCTGTCGCTGAACGAGCAGGCCATGGCCGAACTGCGCGGCCAGACGCTGGATGGTGAGCTGCGGCTGGCCGTGACCGACTACTTCCGCCCCGGCGAGATTGCCGGCATGCTGCGCCGGCTGCGCGACCGCTATCCCTATCTGAAACTGCACGTCACGGTGATGAAGAGCGCCGCCATCGAGGCGGCGGCCGACTTGGACACGTTCGACATCGGCCTGAGCATGCGGCTGATCGGCGCGCGCGGCCCGGAGGCCCGGCGCGAGGGCGCGGCGCGCGGCGGCACGGTGCTGCGGCGCGAGGCGCTGGCGTGGGTGGCGGCGCCCGAGATTGCGCAGGCGCCGCAGCCCACGCTGCCGCTGGTGCTGCTGCCCGACTCGTGCTCGCTGCACCAGTTCGTGGTGCAGTTGCTGATGCGCCGCCGGCGCGAGTTCGACATCGCTCATTCGGCGTCGGGGGTGGCCGGGCTGCATCTGGCGCTGGCGGCCGGGCTCGGTGTGTCGTGCCTGAACACGTCGGCCATCGGGCCCGGCGTGATGCCGGTGGACGCCGCCGACGCGAGCGGCTGGAAGCTGCCGGCGCTGCCGTCGGTCGAGTTCTATCTACTGGCCCCGCGGCGCGGGGAGGGCGAGTTCATCGAACAGGCCAGGCAGGCGCTGGCCGAGCAGTTCGGCTGA
- a CDS encoding Bug family tripartite tricarboxylate transporter substrate binding protein → MHSPLRFSPRRRTLALALAAVSLVATTAHAADAWPNHVIKFVVPFTAGGANDLVARAGAEAVSKRIGQPVVIENRPGAGGIVGADYVAKSKPDGYTFLVGAVGTVTNSLIRTKMPYQPDDLVPVGLIAVSPSVIVASPSLPVNNVKELVEYSKKQGGVPFATAGSGSTPHFVEEMLKEKGAQLTVVPYKSGSESITAVIGGQVAATSEASIVVLPQIKAGKLKALGATWDKKMPAAPNIPTTAEQGLPEVRIGHWAGIFAPKGTDPAIIKKLNAELTAGMQNPEIRDRLIQNGIEPAGGSVESFVTFIKTERERLGRIAKNANMTSE, encoded by the coding sequence ATGCATTCCCCCCTGCGCTTTTCCCCGCGCCGCCGCACCCTGGCCCTGGCGCTTGCCGCCGTCTCGCTGGTGGCCACCACCGCCCACGCCGCAGACGCCTGGCCCAACCATGTGATCAAGTTCGTCGTGCCGTTCACGGCCGGCGGCGCCAACGACCTCGTGGCGCGGGCCGGCGCCGAGGCGGTGAGCAAGCGCATCGGCCAGCCGGTGGTGATCGAGAACCGTCCCGGTGCCGGCGGCATTGTCGGCGCCGACTACGTGGCCAAGAGCAAGCCCGACGGCTACACGTTCCTGGTGGGCGCCGTGGGCACCGTCACCAACAGCCTGATCCGCACCAAGATGCCGTACCAGCCGGACGACCTCGTGCCGGTCGGCCTGATCGCGGTCAGCCCGTCGGTGATCGTGGCGTCGCCGTCGCTGCCGGTGAACAACGTCAAGGAACTGGTCGAGTACTCGAAGAAGCAGGGTGGCGTGCCGTTTGCCACGGCCGGCAGCGGCAGCACGCCGCACTTCGTCGAAGAAATGCTTAAGGAAAAGGGTGCCCAGCTCACCGTGGTGCCCTACAAGAGCGGGTCGGAAAGCATTACCGCGGTGATTGGTGGACAGGTGGCGGCAACGTCGGAGGCGTCGATCGTGGTCTTGCCCCAGATCAAGGCGGGCAAGCTCAAGGCGCTGGGTGCCACCTGGGACAAGAAGATGCCGGCGGCACCGAACATCCCGACCACGGCCGAGCAGGGTCTGCCCGAGGTGCGCATTGGCCATTGGGCCGGCATCTTCGCGCCCAAGGGCACCGACCCGGCGATCATCAAGAAGCTCAACGCCGAGTTGACGGCCGGGATGCAGAATCCCGAGATCCGCGACCGGCTGATCCAGAACGGCATCGAGCCGGCCGGCGGTTCGGTCGAGAGCTTTGTGACTTTCATCAAGACCGAGCGCGAACGGCTGGGCCGCATCGCCAAGAACGCCAACATGACGTCCGAGTAA
- a CDS encoding DUF2147 domain-containing protein, protein MRMTAPRALLRTTARAALFAAAFTASTFAMAQSTPAGTWHTIDDATGKPRGVIEISEKDGVYSGKLVKSLVPSEGPPKVCDKCNDARKDQPIIGMTLLTGLRKTGDNEWTGGEILDPETGKLYKCKMSMADDGKKLNVRGFIGISLIGRTQTWVRQP, encoded by the coding sequence ATGCGCATGACCGCCCCCCGCGCCCTGCTTCGCACCACCGCCCGCGCCGCGCTGTTTGCCGCGGCGTTCACCGCCAGCACCTTCGCCATGGCGCAGTCGACGCCGGCCGGCACCTGGCACACGATCGACGACGCCACCGGCAAGCCGCGCGGCGTGATCGAGATCTCGGAGAAGGACGGCGTGTACAGCGGCAAGCTCGTGAAGAGCCTGGTGCCGTCCGAAGGTCCGCCCAAGGTGTGCGACAAATGCAACGACGCGCGCAAGGACCAGCCCATCATCGGCATGACGCTGCTGACCGGGCTGCGCAAGACGGGCGACAACGAGTGGACCGGTGGCGAGATCCTGGACCCGGAGACCGGCAAGCTCTACAAGTGCAAGATGTCGATGGCCGACGACGGCAAGAAGCTCAACGTGCGCGGCTTCATCGGCATCAGCCTGATCGGCCGGACCCAGACCTGGGTGCGCCAGCCGTGA